From a single Bacillus sp. NEB1478 genomic region:
- a CDS encoding sugar-binding domain-containing protein — MKKLIEVQKKLLPDLLETMRKRYSVLNVVRMHEPIGRRSLASALFMTERVLRSEVSFLKDQGLLTIQTSGMSLTTEGHDILVELSEMMKELSGLHVLESGLKEMLNLSEVIVVPGDSDQELWVKNDMGKAAADRIKRQLTTRNIIAVTGGTTLASVAEMMTPAQKVQQLLVVPARGGLGEKVENQANSICSTMAQKANGEYRLLHLPDSLSKETYLSLMDEPGVKEVMELIHSASIVLHSIGDAKTMAERRNSNASLLEKLDKEKAVAEAFGYYFNQHGEVVHRVRTIGLQLDDLQNSDFIMAVAGGSSKANAIAAFMKHGPKKVLVTDEGAARKLLGS; from the coding sequence ATGAAGAAGCTAATAGAAGTTCAAAAGAAATTGCTGCCAGACCTTCTTGAAACGATGCGGAAACGGTACAGCGTTTTGAATGTAGTTAGGATGCATGAACCCATCGGAAGAAGAAGTTTGGCATCTGCACTTTTTATGACAGAACGGGTTTTACGATCTGAAGTTTCCTTTTTGAAAGATCAAGGGCTGTTGACGATTCAGACATCTGGAATGTCGCTCACAACAGAGGGGCATGATATTTTAGTAGAACTTTCTGAAATGATGAAAGAATTGTCAGGGTTGCATGTTTTAGAATCTGGTCTAAAGGAAATGTTAAACTTGTCGGAAGTCATAGTGGTACCAGGTGACAGTGACCAAGAGTTATGGGTTAAAAACGATATGGGGAAAGCGGCTGCTGATCGAATAAAACGACAGCTGACGACCAGAAACATTATTGCTGTTACTGGCGGAACAACGCTTGCTTCTGTGGCTGAAATGATGACTCCCGCACAAAAGGTACAGCAATTGTTAGTCGTACCAGCTCGCGGAGGTCTTGGTGAAAAGGTTGAGAACCAAGCAAACTCGATTTGTTCAACAATGGCTCAAAAGGCTAACGGAGAATACAGATTGCTTCATCTTCCTGACTCACTCAGCAAAGAAACCTATCTATCTCTCATGGATGAACCTGGCGTCAAAGAAGTAATGGAACTCATCCACTCTGCCAGTATAGTGCTTCACAGCATTGGTGATGCTAAAACAATGGCAGAACGCAGGAATTCAAACGCTTCTCTTTTAGAAAAGCTGGACAAAGAGAAGGCAGTTGCCGAAGCATTTGGCTACTACTTTAACCAGCATGGAGAAGTTGTTCATCGTGTCCGGACAATCGGACTTCAGCTAGATGATTTGCAAAATAGTGATTTTATCATGGCTGTAGCCGGTGGTTCATCAAAAGCAAATGCGATTGCAGCTTTTATGAAACACGGTCCTAAGAAGGTTTTGGTTACAGACGAAGGAGCTGCCCGCAAGCTTTTGGGGAGCTAA
- the gap gene encoding type I glyceraldehyde-3-phosphate dehydrogenase translates to MATKIGINGFGRIGRNVFRAALNNPAVEVVAVNDLTDADTLAFLLKHDTVHGKLNATVEVKENALIVDGKEIKVLAERDPAQLGWGELGIEVVVESTGRFTKRADAAKHLEAGAKKVIISAPASDEDITVVLGVNEDKYDAASHDVISNASCTTNCLAPFAKVLHEKFGVKRGMMTTVHSYTNDQQILDLPHKDLRRARAAAENIIPTSTGAAKAVSLVLPELKGKLNGMAMRVPTPNVSLVDLVAELDKDVTVDEINNALKEAAEGNLKGILGYSEEPLVSTDYNGDTHSSTIDALSTMVMEGNMVKVVSWYDNETGYSNRVVDLIDYIAKKGL, encoded by the coding sequence ATGGCAACAAAAATTGGTATTAATGGTTTCGGTCGTATTGGCCGTAATGTATTCCGTGCAGCATTAAACAATCCTGCGGTAGAAGTTGTAGCAGTAAACGACTTAACAGATGCAGACACACTTGCTTTCCTTCTAAAGCATGACACAGTGCATGGTAAATTAAATGCAACTGTAGAAGTGAAAGAAAACGCACTTATCGTAGATGGTAAAGAAATTAAAGTTTTAGCAGAACGTGATCCAGCACAGCTTGGCTGGGGAGAACTAGGAATTGAAGTTGTTGTTGAATCAACTGGACGCTTCACAAAGCGTGCTGACGCTGCAAAACACTTAGAAGCTGGCGCTAAAAAAGTTATCATCTCAGCTCCTGCATCTGACGAAGACATCACTGTTGTTCTTGGTGTTAACGAAGACAAGTATGATGCTGCTAGCCACGATGTTATCTCTAACGCATCTTGTACAACTAACTGTCTTGCACCGTTCGCAAAAGTTCTTCATGAGAAGTTCGGTGTGAAGCGCGGTATGATGACAACTGTTCACTCATACACAAACGATCAGCAAATTCTTGATCTACCACACAAAGATCTTCGTCGTGCTCGTGCGGCTGCTGAGAACATCATTCCTACATCAACTGGAGCTGCAAAAGCAGTATCTCTAGTGCTTCCTGAATTAAAAGGTAAGCTAAATGGTATGGCTATGCGTGTTCCAACTCCAAACGTATCACTCGTTGACTTAGTTGCTGAACTTGATAAAGACGTAACAGTAGACGAAATCAATAACGCACTTAAAGAAGCAGCAGAAGGAAACCTTAAAGGAATTCTTGGCTATTCTGAAGAGCCGCTTGTATCTACTGACTACAATGGCGACACTCATTCTTCTACAATTGATGCCCTTTCTACAATGGTAATGGAAGGCAACATGGTAAAAGTAGTATCTTGGTATGATAACGAAACTGGATACTCAAATCGTGTTGTAGATTTAATTGACTACATCGCTAAAAAAGGACTTTAA
- a CDS encoding phosphoglycerate kinase, with the protein MNKKSVRDIDLKGKVVFCRVDFNVPMKDGEISDETRINAALPTIKYLTEQGAKVLLASHLGRPKGQVVEELRLDPVAQRLSDLLGKEVIKTDEAYGPEVEKAVSNLEEGGIVLLENVRFYPGEEKNDPELAEKFAALADVYVNDAFGAAHRAHASTEGIAKHLPAVSGLLMEKELEVLGKALSNPDRPFTAIIGGAKVKDKIDVIDNLLDKVDNLIIGGGLGYTFIKALGYDVGKSLLEEDKVETAKAFMDKAKEKGVNFLIAEDVLVADDFSNDANTKVVGIDSIPSDWEGLDIGTKTIEKYVKVIKESKLVIWNGPMGVFEIDAFANGTRAVANALAESPDTYSVIGGGDSAAAVEKFGLADKMSHISTGGGASLEFMEGKQLPGVTALNDR; encoded by the coding sequence ATGAACAAAAAAAGCGTTCGTGACATCGATTTAAAAGGCAAAGTTGTTTTTTGCCGAGTTGATTTTAACGTACCGATGAAAGATGGAGAAATTTCGGATGAAACGCGTATTAATGCAGCTCTTCCAACCATCAAATACTTAACAGAGCAAGGTGCTAAAGTTCTTTTAGCGAGTCACTTGGGCCGTCCCAAAGGCCAAGTGGTTGAAGAACTTCGTTTAGATCCAGTTGCACAGCGTTTAAGTGATCTTCTTGGAAAAGAAGTCATCAAAACGGACGAAGCATACGGACCAGAAGTGGAAAAAGCTGTTTCAAATCTTGAAGAAGGCGGAATTGTCCTGCTCGAGAACGTTCGTTTTTACCCAGGTGAAGAAAAAAACGATCCGGAACTTGCAGAAAAATTTGCAGCTTTAGCTGATGTTTATGTAAACGATGCTTTCGGAGCAGCACACCGTGCACATGCTTCTACAGAAGGAATCGCTAAGCATCTTCCAGCCGTTTCAGGTTTATTAATGGAAAAAGAACTTGAAGTACTAGGAAAAGCTCTCTCTAATCCTGACCGTCCTTTCACTGCTATTATTGGCGGTGCAAAAGTAAAGGATAAGATTGACGTTATCGACAATCTGCTGGACAAAGTAGATAACCTGATCATTGGCGGAGGGCTTGGCTATACTTTTATCAAAGCCTTGGGTTATGACGTAGGTAAATCACTTTTAGAAGAAGATAAAGTCGAAACTGCGAAAGCCTTTATGGATAAAGCGAAAGAAAAAGGCGTTAACTTTCTTATCGCTGAAGATGTTTTAGTTGCGGATGACTTTTCTAATGATGCTAACACTAAAGTAGTTGGCATCGATTCAATCCCGTCTGATTGGGAAGGTCTTGATATCGGAACGAAAACAATCGAAAAGTACGTAAAGGTTATCAAGGAATCGAAACTTGTAATATGGAATGGACCAATGGGTGTGTTCGAAATTGACGCGTTCGCAAACGGAACTCGCGCAGTCGCAAACGCACTTGCAGAATCACCAGACACCTACAGTGTTATCGGTGGCGGAGACTCAGCTGCAGCCGTTGAAAAGTTCGGTCTTGCAGATAAAATGAGCCACATCTCAACAGGCGGCGGAGCGTCCCTTGAGTTCATGGAGGGGAAACAACTCCCTGGTGTAACTGCACTTAATGATCGATAA
- the tpiA gene encoding triose-phosphate isomerase, with protein MRKPIIAGNWKMNKTLSEARSFVEEVKNLVPSAETVDSVICAPALFLDCLADESEGTPLAIGAQNMHFEESGAFTGEISPVMLKDLNVQYVILGHSERRELFGETDELVNQKTHAAFKHSLTPIVCVGETLDQREADQTKDVVKQQTEKGLQGLSDDQMKQTVIAYEPVWAIGTGKTASSEDANEVCAYIRSVVAEQFSQDVADAVRIQYGGSVKPDNIKELMGMSDIDGALVGGASLDPKSYLQLLEGVSR; from the coding sequence ATGCGTAAACCTATTATTGCTGGGAACTGGAAGATGAACAAAACATTATCAGAAGCCCGCAGCTTTGTGGAAGAGGTAAAAAATCTTGTTCCATCTGCAGAGACTGTTGATTCTGTAATCTGTGCTCCTGCACTTTTCCTTGATTGTTTAGCAGACGAATCAGAGGGTACTCCTCTTGCAATCGGTGCTCAAAACATGCACTTTGAGGAAAGCGGTGCTTTTACAGGTGAAATCAGCCCTGTGATGCTGAAAGATTTAAACGTTCAATATGTTATTTTAGGACATTCTGAGCGCCGAGAACTTTTTGGTGAAACGGACGAGCTTGTAAATCAAAAAACACATGCAGCATTCAAACATAGCTTAACGCCGATCGTTTGTGTGGGTGAAACACTTGATCAGCGTGAAGCAGATCAAACAAAAGACGTGGTAAAACAGCAAACAGAAAAAGGACTTCAAGGTTTATCTGATGACCAAATGAAGCAAACGGTTATCGCATATGAGCCAGTATGGGCGATCGGTACTGGGAAAACGGCTTCATCTGAAGATGCAAATGAAGTTTGTGCATACATCCGAAGTGTTGTGGCAGAACAATTCTCCCAAGATGTAGCAGATGCAGTACGTATTCAATATGGCGGAAGTGTAAAGCCTGATAATATTAAGGAACTGATGGGTATGTCTGATATCGATGGTGCATTAGTCGGTGGAGCAAGCCTTGATCCAAAATCTTACCTTCAGCTTTTGGAGGGTGTTAGCCGATGA
- the gpmI gene encoding 2,3-bisphosphoglycerate-independent phosphoglycerate mutase has product MNKKPVALIILDGFACRNEEKGNAVAQAKKPNFDRYWETYPHAQLTASGEAVGLPEGQMGNSEVGHLNIGAGRIVYQSLTRVNLAIKEGDFYENQTFIDAMNHVKEKGTALHIFGLLSDGGIHSHIEHILSLLELAKKQNVEKVYLHGFLDGRDVPPQSAKGYIQTTIDKMNELGVGQIATLSGRYYSMDRDKRWDRVEKAYRAIAYGEGPDYKDPFEVVEDSYSNGVYDEFVLPSVLKQENGEPVATVQDNDAVIFCNFRPDRAIQISQVFTNEDFRGFDRGEAFPKNLHFVCLTHFSETVDGDVAFKPTNLDNTLGEVLSQQNYKQLRIAETEKYPHVTFFFSGGRESEFPGETRILIDSPKVATYDLKPEMSAYEVTDALLKEIEADKHDAIILNFANPDMVGHSGMLEPTIKAVETVDECLGKVVDAIVAKGGAAIITADHGNADEVVTMEGNPMTAHTTNPVPVIVTGEGLELRQDGVLADLAPTVLTLLGGKQPKEMTGKTLIK; this is encoded by the coding sequence ATGAATAAAAAACCGGTAGCTTTAATCATCTTAGACGGCTTTGCTTGCCGTAATGAAGAAAAAGGTAATGCTGTTGCACAGGCGAAAAAGCCCAACTTTGACCGCTACTGGGAAACGTATCCGCACGCACAGCTGACTGCCTCTGGTGAGGCTGTTGGTCTTCCAGAAGGTCAGATGGGAAACTCTGAAGTTGGCCATTTAAACATAGGTGCTGGCCGTATTGTTTATCAAAGCTTGACCCGTGTGAATCTAGCGATCAAAGAAGGCGATTTTTATGAAAATCAAACCTTTATCGACGCTATGAATCACGTAAAAGAAAAAGGAACGGCGCTTCATATTTTCGGATTACTGTCAGATGGGGGCATTCACAGCCACATCGAGCACATTCTTTCATTGCTTGAGCTTGCTAAAAAGCAGAACGTTGAAAAAGTATACCTTCACGGCTTTTTGGACGGACGAGATGTTCCTCCTCAATCAGCAAAAGGATATATTCAAACAACAATCGATAAAATGAACGAGCTTGGTGTAGGGCAAATCGCAACATTGTCAGGCAGATATTATTCGATGGACCGCGACAAACGCTGGGATCGTGTGGAAAAAGCATACCGTGCAATTGCTTATGGAGAAGGACCGGATTACAAAGATCCCTTCGAAGTTGTTGAAGACTCTTATAGCAATGGAGTTTATGATGAGTTTGTTCTTCCATCTGTTTTAAAACAAGAAAACGGTGAACCGGTTGCGACTGTTCAGGATAATGATGCAGTTATCTTCTGTAACTTCCGTCCTGACCGTGCGATTCAAATCTCACAAGTGTTTACGAACGAAGATTTCCGTGGATTTGACCGCGGAGAAGCATTCCCGAAAAACCTTCATTTCGTATGTTTAACGCATTTTAGTGAAACAGTTGATGGGGATGTAGCTTTTAAGCCGACAAACCTGGATAACACACTTGGAGAAGTTTTATCACAGCAAAATTACAAACAGCTTCGAATTGCCGAGACAGAAAAGTATCCACATGTAACGTTCTTTTTCAGCGGAGGGCGTGAATCTGAGTTTCCTGGAGAGACTCGCATTTTAATCGATTCTCCTAAAGTGGCTACGTATGACTTAAAGCCTGAAATGAGTGCTTATGAAGTGACGGATGCTCTTTTAAAGGAAATCGAAGCGGATAAACATGATGCAATTATCTTGAACTTTGCAAACCCTGATATGGTAGGGCACTCAGGAATGCTGGAGCCAACGATTAAAGCCGTTGAAACCGTAGATGAGTGTTTAGGTAAAGTGGTAGATGCGATTGTTGCAAAAGGCGGTGCTGCGATCATCACAGCTGACCATGGTAATGCAGACGAGGTTGTTACTATGGAAGGCAATCCGATGACCGCTCATACAACAAATCCTGTGCCGGTTATTGTGACCGGAGAAGGTCTGGAACTGCGCCAAGATGGTGTTCTTGCGGATTTAGCACCAACTGTATTAACATTACTAGGTGGTAAACAGCCAAAAGAAATGACAGGTAAAACGTTAATAAAGTAA
- the eno gene encoding phosphopyruvate hydratase, giving the protein MSTIIEIYAREVLDSRGNPTVEVEVYTESGAFGRAIVPSGASTGEYEAVELRDGDKERYLGKGVLNAVNNVNENIAPELIGFDVLDQVGIDQTLIELDGTENKGKLGANAILGVSMAAAHAAADFLNVPLYMYLGGFNAKSLPVPMMNILNGGEHADNNVDIQEFMVMPVGAETFSEALRMGAEIFHSLKAVLKAKGLNTAVGDEGGFAPNLGSNEEALQTIMEAIEKAGYKPGEEVRLAMDVAASELFNKEDGKYHLSGEGVVKSSEEMVAFYEELVNKYPIVSIEDGLDENDWDGFKLLTDRIGDRVQLVGDDLFVTNTTKLSEGIEKGIGNSILIKVNQIGTLTETFDAIEMAKRAGYTAVISHRSGESEDSTIADIAVATNAGQIKTGAPSRTDRVAKYNQLLRIEDELGNLAVYPGLTAFYNLKK; this is encoded by the coding sequence ATGTCAACAATTATTGAAATTTATGCTCGCGAAGTTCTTGACTCTCGCGGTAATCCAACAGTTGAGGTAGAAGTTTATACAGAATCAGGCGCTTTTGGTCGTGCAATCGTACCAAGCGGTGCTTCTACTGGTGAATACGAAGCAGTTGAGCTTCGTGACGGAGACAAAGAGCGCTATCTTGGAAAAGGTGTTCTTAACGCAGTAAACAACGTAAACGAAAACATCGCTCCTGAACTAATTGGTTTTGACGTATTGGACCAAGTTGGAATCGACCAAACATTGATCGAGCTTGATGGTACAGAAAACAAAGGCAAGTTAGGTGCTAACGCAATCCTTGGTGTTTCCATGGCTGCTGCACACGCTGCTGCAGATTTCTTAAACGTTCCTTTATACATGTACCTTGGAGGATTCAACGCGAAGTCTCTTCCAGTTCCTATGATGAACATCCTAAACGGCGGAGAGCACGCTGATAACAACGTTGATATCCAAGAATTCATGGTAATGCCTGTTGGTGCTGAAACTTTCTCTGAAGCACTTCGCATGGGTGCTGAAATTTTCCACAGCTTAAAAGCAGTTCTTAAAGCAAAAGGCTTAAACACAGCTGTAGGTGATGAAGGCGGTTTCGCTCCTAACTTAGGATCTAACGAAGAAGCACTTCAAACAATCATGGAAGCGATCGAAAAAGCAGGCTACAAGCCAGGTGAAGAAGTACGCCTTGCAATGGACGTTGCAGCTTCTGAGTTGTTTAACAAAGAAGACGGCAAGTACCACCTTTCTGGTGAAGGCGTTGTTAAATCATCTGAGGAGATGGTTGCTTTTTACGAAGAGCTTGTTAACAAGTACCCGATCGTTTCTATCGAAGACGGACTTGATGAAAACGACTGGGATGGCTTTAAGCTATTAACAGACCGCATTGGTGACCGCGTACAGCTTGTTGGTGACGACTTGTTCGTAACAAACACAACAAAGCTTTCTGAAGGCATCGAAAAAGGAATCGGTAACTCAATCCTTATTAAAGTAAACCAAATCGGTACATTGACTGAAACTTTCGATGCGATCGAAATGGCTAAACGCGCTGGCTACACTGCAGTAATCTCTCACCGTTCTGGTGAATCTGAAGATAGCACAATCGCTGACATCGCAGTAGCAACAAATGCTGGACAAATCAAAACAGGTGCTCCATCACGTACAGACCGCGTTGCAAAGTACAACCAGCTTCTACGTATCGAAGACGAGCTAGGTAACTTAGCCGTATACCCTGGTTTAACAGCATTCTACAACTTAAAGAAGTAA
- a CDS encoding putative holin-like toxin, translated as MHNLMGKHFDYFFPKFYFLVYRTTLNLQILMETRLEGYQMTVFETISLMISFSMLIATILHSNDRSR; from the coding sequence ATGCATAACTTAATGGGTAAGCATTTTGATTATTTTTTTCCAAAATTCTATTTTTTAGTGTATAGGACAACCCTTAATCTACAAATCTTAATGGAAACAAGATTGGAGGGATACCAGATGACCGTCTTTGAAACCATCTCACTCATGATCAGTTTCTCAATGCTCATTGCTACCATCCTTCATTCTAACGATCGTTCCCGATAA
- a CDS encoding FHA domain-containing protein, with product MNQSLYIRVEAGDPYDLGSLFPIKPEGQRLTFGRSSHTNETDISFISPYVSRNHVEIFLNNGEPFICDMNSKHGTDLNNQSLDPNVPHRLQSGDIISLAKGAVLFTFLNTDSSDADLTMEFTSPIQPAETKIAKGLHIIPERRQINIDGEPLFLSGKHTDLLVFLYRKKNQAVSTDEIKIHIWPERILPGSNQIPDVGNDEINALVYRLRKKLGIYGDAIVTVPRYGYMLQL from the coding sequence ATGAATCAAAGCTTATATATACGAGTGGAAGCTGGAGACCCTTATGATTTAGGCAGTTTGTTTCCTATTAAGCCTGAGGGCCAGCGCTTAACATTTGGCAGGTCATCACATACAAATGAAACGGATATATCATTCATCAGTCCGTACGTATCACGCAATCATGTTGAAATTTTTCTAAACAACGGTGAGCCGTTTATTTGTGATATGAATTCAAAGCACGGAACAGATCTAAACAACCAATCTTTAGATCCGAATGTACCTCATCGGCTTCAATCAGGTGATATTATCAGTCTAGCTAAAGGTGCAGTGCTTTTTACCTTCTTAAATACAGATTCCAGTGATGCTGATTTAACGATGGAATTTACTTCCCCGATTCAGCCGGCTGAAACGAAAATAGCGAAGGGACTCCATATTATTCCGGAGCGCCGGCAAATTAATATCGATGGTGAACCTTTATTTTTATCAGGGAAACATACAGATTTGCTTGTCTTTCTTTATCGGAAAAAGAATCAGGCTGTCAGTACAGATGAAATCAAGATTCATATTTGGCCGGAGAGAATCCTGCCAGGGTCCAACCAAATTCCTGACGTTGGAAACGACGAGATCAATGCGCTCGTATACCGTTTGAGAAAAAAACTTGGAATCTATGGAGATGCAATTGTTACTGTTCCACGTTACGGATATATGCTTCAACTTTAA
- the secG gene encoding preprotein translocase subunit SecG, producing MLAAVKILLILVSIALITVVVLQSGRSAGLSGAITGGAEQLFGKQKARGLDALLSKLTVILAVLFFILTVAVAYFL from the coding sequence ATGCTAGCAGCAGTAAAAATCCTTCTTATTTTAGTATCAATTGCTCTAATTACTGTCGTTGTTCTTCAATCAGGTCGTTCGGCTGGGTTGTCAGGTGCGATTACAGGTGGTGCTGAACAGCTTTTTGGTAAGCAAAAGGCACGCGGTCTTGATGCATTGCTTAGTAAGCTAACAGTTATTCTTGCAGTTTTGTTTTTTATTTTGACTGTAGCAGTCGCATATTTCTTATAA
- a CDS encoding alpha/beta fold hydrolase, with amino-acid sequence MIGCLCLHGFTGGPYEIEPVTDYLSQNTDWVLSIPTYPGHGTKLSLKGITHIEWLEAAEKAYLELRKKADQIYIVGFSMGGMIGGYLASKYGCDKLILLNASAYYLNPGQMIKDIADMMIIGLRGGLKDHELYHRYRKKLLDTPFSATKEFRKLVKTLKPSMSNIEAPTLIVQGECDGLVPRKSAEFLYAAIAASNKRICYFKESKHMICHDVEKEQLIDEVYQFLLNE; translated from the coding sequence ATGATTGGCTGTCTTTGTTTACACGGTTTTACAGGCGGACCCTATGAAATTGAACCCGTAACGGATTACTTATCCCAAAATACGGACTGGGTTTTATCCATCCCAACCTATCCAGGTCACGGGACCAAACTTTCTCTAAAAGGGATTACACACATAGAATGGTTAGAAGCAGCGGAAAAAGCATACTTAGAACTACGGAAAAAAGCAGATCAGATTTATATTGTCGGGTTTTCAATGGGCGGGATGATCGGAGGATATCTCGCATCAAAATACGGCTGCGACAAATTGATTTTATTAAACGCAAGTGCGTACTATTTAAATCCAGGCCAGATGATCAAAGATATAGCAGATATGATGATCATCGGGTTAAGAGGCGGATTAAAGGATCATGAACTTTATCATAGATACAGAAAAAAGTTGCTGGATACACCTTTTAGTGCCACAAAAGAGTTTCGGAAGCTTGTAAAAACACTTAAGCCCTCAATGTCAAATATAGAGGCTCCCACATTGATCGTTCAAGGCGAATGTGACGGTCTAGTTCCAAGAAAGAGTGCAGAGTTTTTATATGCTGCGATTGCAGCCTCCAATAAGAGAATTTGTTATTTTAAAGAATCAAAACACATGATTTGTCACGATGTTGAAAAAGAGCAATTAATCGATGAAGTTTATCAATTTTTACTGAACGAATAG
- a CDS encoding carboxylesterase — MKITAPKPFFFEGGKRAVLMLHGFTGSSADVRMMGRFLQKKGYTCHAPQYKGHAVPPEELVHTGPDEWWEDVIGGYNHLKEQGYEEIAVCGLSLGGVFSLKLATQQPVKAVIPMCAPMSIKSEEVMYRGVCEYAREYKKREQKSPDQIEREMEEFEKTPMNTLKALQDLIQSVRNSVDMVYAPTFVVQARHDEMINTDSANIIFEEVESDKKDLKWYENSTHVITLDKEKEQLHEDVYAFLEDLDWSE, encoded by the coding sequence ATGAAAATCACAGCACCAAAACCTTTTTTCTTTGAAGGTGGAAAACGGGCCGTTTTAATGCTGCACGGATTTACAGGCAGTTCTGCGGATGTCCGAATGATGGGGAGATTTCTGCAAAAAAAGGGCTACACTTGTCATGCTCCGCAGTACAAAGGACATGCAGTGCCTCCTGAAGAATTGGTTCACACAGGTCCTGATGAATGGTGGGAAGATGTAATCGGGGGCTACAACCACTTAAAAGAACAAGGATATGAAGAAATTGCGGTTTGTGGACTTTCACTCGGCGGCGTCTTTTCACTAAAATTAGCCACACAACAGCCTGTAAAAGCAGTCATACCAATGTGCGCTCCTATGTCGATCAAGAGTGAAGAAGTGATGTATAGAGGGGTTTGCGAGTACGCTCGCGAATATAAAAAACGTGAGCAAAAATCACCAGATCAGATTGAACGAGAAATGGAAGAATTTGAAAAAACACCAATGAATACATTAAAAGCACTGCAAGACCTTATCCAAAGCGTAAGAAATTCAGTGGATATGGTATATGCACCCACCTTTGTGGTGCAGGCTAGACATGATGAAATGATTAATACCGATTCTGCAAATATTATATTCGAAGAAGTGGAAAGCGATAAGAAAGATTTAAAATGGTATGAAAATTCCACACACGTTATTACATTGGACAAGGAAAAAGAACAGCTGCATGAAGATGTTTATGCGTTCTTAGAAGACCTCGATTGGTCAGAATAA